Proteins from one Borreliella valaisiana VS116 genomic window:
- a CDS encoding DUF244 domain-containing protein, protein MSYIEKNQENIQNGVSNIIHTKQQSFIGFEVFEKKFSPVKEKSKLSKIGKKLPGISSQECFRFNRNIDFSLQRSKLDKYGASEVGTVVIGGAGLKDVMINSVLKYFGMNLPFEENLYMLKGKELENLGFREFVKAYGDTIAVLYKNKYANSVDKYNYFKKMDNFEPLVGSTIDGWFMNIYGDIELLEIKSSDSHYMSSAIEEYDKNGNFLISKYFFKYYVQAQMQLVCTGLEYCNLFFLIDVASVNCKIKRNDFLISKVLNFVLKCEREVFNIRTEIVKNNQAKLLISNNIDNDTFNKLVEEIEELVVKSDFYQSGVEFDWINEFVEYVDCINLEIKTEESAINLEENLIEINNLKVELNKIQNENKKREKPIKDLLKIKIDKIMDQYPLINHVNYKFKQFMFNYDPKKRAISDRFKELIPINNKVFMPSNISNIAYENSVPF, encoded by the coding sequence ATGTCATACATAGAAAAAAATCAAGAAAATATACAAAATGGAGTGTCCAACATAATACATACTAAGCAACAAAGTTTTATTGGATTTGAAGTATTTGAGAAAAAATTCTCTCCAGTTAAAGAAAAAAGCAAATTAAGTAAAATAGGCAAAAAATTACCAGGAATAAGTAGTCAAGAGTGTTTTAGATTTAATCGTAATATTGATTTTAGTTTGCAAAGAAGCAAGCTAGATAAATATGGAGCTAGTGAAGTGGGGACTGTTGTAATTGGTGGCGCTGGTCTTAAAGATGTAATGATAAATAGTGTGCTTAAATATTTTGGTATGAATTTGCCTTTTGAAGAGAATTTATACATGTTAAAAGGTAAAGAGTTGGAAAATTTAGGATTTAGAGAATTTGTTAAGGCATACGGTGATACTATTGCTGTTTTGTATAAAAATAAATATGCTAACAGTGTTGATAAATATAATTATTTCAAAAAAATGGATAATTTTGAACCTTTAGTGGGTTCAACGATTGATGGATGGTTTATGAATATTTATGGTGATATAGAGCTCTTAGAGATTAAGAGTAGTGATTCTCATTATATGAGTAGTGCTATTGAAGAGTACGATAAAAATGGCAATTTTTTAATTAGTAAGTATTTTTTCAAATACTATGTGCAGGCGCAAATGCAACTAGTATGTACTGGACTTGAGTATTGTAATTTGTTCTTTTTAATAGACGTTGCATCAGTTAATTGTAAGATAAAGAGAAATGATTTTTTAATATCAAAAGTGCTTAATTTTGTTCTTAAATGTGAACGGGAAGTTTTCAATATAAGAACCGAAATTGTTAAAAACAATCAGGCTAAGTTATTAATATCCAACAATATTGATAATGATACGTTTAATAAGCTTGTTGAAGAGATTGAAGAGTTGGTAGTAAAGAGTGATTTTTACCAATCTGGAGTTGAGTTTGACTGGATAAATGAATTTGTAGAATATGTTGACTGTATAAATCTTGAGATTAAAACCGAGGAGTCTGCTATAAATCTTGAGGAGAATCTTATTGAGATTAATAACTTAAAAGTAGAACTAAATAAAATTCAAAATGAAAACAAAAAAAGAGAAAAACCCATAAAAGATCTGCTTAAAATTAAAATTGATAAGATTATGGATCAATATCCATTAATTAATCATGTGAATTATAAATTCAAACAGTTTATGTTCAATTATGATCCTAAAAAAAGAGCAATATCAGATAGATTTAAAGAACTTATACCGATAAATAATAAAGTCTTTATGCCGAGCAATATCAGTAATATAGCTTATGAAAATAGTGTCCCCTTTTGA
- a CDS encoding DUF261 domain-containing protein: MLISEIKQNNRSLRVEIQRWGCYFLCLHYYVSVFKKLEFTVFGINSAYYRFLGLGYIKSNCFIKNPCMILNYYGIRTSVRYESFGYFGAANEFEISEVKITGVNGSHFIATKEQEILYDSLDLKPRGKLFKLISKRIFKLK; the protein is encoded by the coding sequence ATGCTTATCAGTGAAATAAAACAAAACAATAGGAGCTTACGTGTAGAAATACAAAGATGGGGATGTTATTTTTTGTGTTTACATTACTATGTAAGTGTTTTTAAAAAGCTTGAATTTACTGTTTTTGGAATAAATTCAGCTTATTACAGATTTTTAGGACTTGGATACATCAAGAGCAATTGTTTTATTAAAAATCCTTGTATGATACTAAATTACTATGGGATTAGAACTAGTGTGCGATATGAATCTTTTGGTTACTTCGGAGCTGCTAATGAATTTGAAATAAGCGAAGTTAAGATCACGGGGGTTAATGGATCTCACTTTATTGCTACAAAAGAGCAAGAAATATTATATGATTCACTTGATTTAAAGCCTCGAGGAAAACTATTTAAATTAATTTCAAAGAGAATATTTAAGCTTAAGTAG
- a CDS encoding tyrosine-type recombinase/integrase produces the protein MDINNYLNLNNGGTDFILKLLKDYQKVIDENKILKNTLKNSTKPKKENPIPSPRFYLTPKTGKIIVKCIKQLKQTDLISGWFVHLLSISGCRGTEIQKVKLQDITQLSNKTGEIYYNIKVNVAKKRNITCIREIIINSKEYAAIQTAHKNHFEEKNIDTRRTYLFQKTKHKFKDNQISIINISRKFKNLLKKSGFKANKSLHLCRNLFISNLKANGYNSFQIKELIKYHSTSEIDNIYGLSSANKIQAYKCAKNSLKL, from the coding sequence ATGGACATTAATAATTATCTTAATTTAAATAATGGGGGTACAGATTTTATTCTCAAACTATTAAAAGATTATCAAAAAGTAATAGATGAAAATAAAATCCTAAAAAATACTCTAAAAAATTCAACTAAACCCAAAAAAGAAAATCCAATACCTAGTCCTAGGTTTTACTTAACTCCGAAAACTGGCAAAATAATTGTAAAATGTATTAAACAATTAAAACAAACTGATCTAATATCTGGCTGGTTTGTACATCTACTCTCAATAAGTGGGTGTAGGGGTACTGAAATTCAAAAAGTAAAATTGCAAGATATTACCCAATTATCAAACAAAACTGGAGAAATTTATTACAATATAAAAGTAAATGTAGCAAAAAAAAGAAATATTACTTGTATTAGAGAAATTATCATTAACTCTAAAGAGTATGCCGCTATTCAAACAGCACATAAAAATCATTTCGAAGAAAAAAATATCGACACAAGGCGTACTTACCTTTTCCAAAAAACTAAACACAAGTTTAAAGACAATCAAATTAGTATTATCAATATTTCTAGAAAATTCAAAAATCTTCTTAAAAAATCAGGATTTAAAGCAAATAAATCACTTCATTTATGTAGAAATTTATTTATTTCAAATTTAAAAGCCAATGGCTACAATTCTTTTCAAATTAAAGAACTTATAAAATATCACTCAACATCTGAGATTGATAATATCTATGGACTTTCTTCTGCAAACAAAATTCAAGCTTATAAATGCGCCAAAAATAGCTTAAAGTTGTAG
- a CDS encoding Erp family outer-surface lipoprotein: protein MNKKMFIICSVFSLIISCENFTSRLSEQGRLSEQDISLRGQVSSDTIKFSEFTVKIKNKDTNSSWIDLGVLVIRKEIDGIETGLNAKGHSATFFSLEELEVNNFVKAMTEGGSFKTNLYYGYKDEQSITNGIKDKNIITKIENINGSEHITFLGDKTAEYAIPLEELKKNLK, encoded by the coding sequence ATGAATAAAAAAATGTTTATTATTTGTTCTGTTTTTTCGCTTATAATTTCTTGTGAAAATTTTACAAGTAGATTAAGCGAGCAAGGCAGGTTGAGTGAGCAAGATATTAGTTTAAGGGGGCAAGTAAGTAGTGATACAATAAAATTTTCTGAATTTACTGTAAAAATTAAAAATAAAGATACTAATAGTAGTTGGATAGACTTAGGAGTTTTAGTAATAAGAAAAGAAATAGACGGTATTGAAACAGGTTTAAATGCTAAGGGACATTCAGCTACATTTTTTTCATTAGAAGAGCTAGAAGTTAATAACTTTGTAAAAGCAATGACTGAAGGTGGATCATTTAAAACTAATTTGTATTATGGATATAAGGATGAACAAAGCATTACAAATGGTATTAAAGATAAAAATATAATAACAAAAATAGAAAATATTAATGGTTCTGAGCATATTACATTTTTAGGAGATAAAACTGCCGAATATGCAATACCACTAGAAGAGCTTAAGAAAAATTTAAAATAG